A window of Verrucomicrobiota bacterium JB022 contains these coding sequences:
- a CDS encoding PA2169 family four-helix-bundle protein, which translates to MEDLADMLVDRLRQLREECRDSAYKLEFTSHHLKSKYPELADRLAQMTEQRRQCAQQLTQRIRSLGHEVEEGGSLMESVSHSWEELRAAIATPKPDHLLDSLIEREQQALDAYDEALQDVMDSTTLQLVLEHRAHFEMCLHELKYVRQDGGQLYPSMSL; encoded by the coding sequence ATGGAAGACCTCGCCGACATGTTGGTGGACCGCTTGCGGCAGCTGCGCGAAGAATGCCGTGACAGTGCCTACAAGCTGGAATTTACCTCTCACCACCTCAAATCCAAATATCCTGAGCTGGCCGACCGCCTCGCCCAGATGACGGAACAGCGCCGCCAGTGCGCCCAACAGTTGACGCAACGCATCCGCAGCCTCGGCCACGAGGTGGAGGAAGGCGGCTCACTGATGGAATCCGTCAGCCACAGCTGGGAAGAGTTGCGGGCCGCCATCGCCACTCCCAAGCCCGACCACCTGCTCGACAGCCTGATCGAACGTGAGCAGCAGGCCCTCGACGCCTATGACGAGGCCCTGCAAGACGTGATGGACTCCACCACCCTGCAACTGGTGCTGGAACATCGCGCCCACTTCGAGATGTGCCTGCACGAGCTGAAGTATGTGCGGCAGGATGGCGGCCAGCTCTACCCTTCGATGAGCCTTTAG
- a CDS encoding endonuclease/exonuclease/phosphatase family protein, which produces MSSPTDSRPPGVLMIQIDALARPQLERALRQGRMPFLRRLLHNQGYQLMDHYSGLPSSTPAVQAEIFYKAKSAVPAFSYYDRDEGREFRMYQAECASAVADRARGLAEPLLRGGSSYSNIYCAGALRPHFCAQVFGPQTALRYFSPKTWASLLTTHLKRTSKVAWLGLMESGLAVSDAVRGSMDLRELPKETIFVPARVSICILLREIIRYQVMHDVEDGLPIVHCNLIGYDEQAHRRGPSSRFAHWTLRGIDNTVRDMVAAAERSTKRRYEVLIYSDHGQEDTIYYRKETGRDLGQVLKEISGEKYSTERTDTVNMYHERGRRMFAGSPRDEGPDPLEGVRLCSMGPLAQVYWPEIPSPQQKAAYARALTEQHSVPWALYQAGPDGEVRAVSAKTGDQPLAEVQSALCGPHHPFPEAVIRDLDYLVRTKQAGDLVLSGWRHWAQPMTFAHEHGSHAGPGRSETHGFVLVPPQIKIKRPYLRPSDLHDLAQHLRHQEEATARQAPRVVLRAPDEVPTSVNVGNIPSLERNYPTRRLRVMTYNVHHCQGVDLRLDLPRIARIIRRFAPDVVALQEVDVDVERSRRSDQPKDLAEMLGYHHAFLPVRPHGSGKYGIALLTRESLEIRQAQNYVQDRVDSRRELRGSLWIELKIDGRLVHVFNTHWGLHPGERSRQARQLLNSQWLHQVDDDSPLVVMGDFNALPQTQAYRLMAEKLRDAQLELPHHTPLATLPSVKPVARVDHIWLSPHWNVRAIARPTDRQTRLASDHLPLIVDLELKPS; this is translated from the coding sequence ATGTCCTCGCCCACCGATTCCAGACCGCCCGGCGTCCTGATGATCCAGATCGACGCCTTGGCTCGCCCTCAGCTGGAACGCGCACTTCGCCAGGGCCGGATGCCTTTTCTGCGTCGCCTCCTGCACAATCAGGGCTACCAGTTGATGGATCATTATTCCGGCCTGCCCTCCTCGACCCCCGCCGTCCAGGCAGAGATCTTTTACAAGGCCAAGAGCGCCGTTCCCGCTTTCAGCTACTACGACCGCGATGAAGGTCGTGAATTCCGCATGTATCAGGCCGAATGTGCCTCCGCCGTGGCGGACCGCGCGCGCGGCCTGGCCGAGCCTCTCCTGCGGGGCGGCTCCAGCTACTCCAACATCTACTGCGCCGGCGCCCTTCGCCCCCACTTCTGCGCCCAAGTCTTTGGCCCGCAGACGGCGTTGCGCTACTTCAGCCCCAAGACCTGGGCCAGCCTGCTCACCACCCACCTCAAGCGCACCTCCAAGGTCGCGTGGCTGGGCCTGATGGAGAGCGGCCTTGCGGTCTCCGATGCCGTCCGCGGTTCGATGGACCTCCGAGAGCTGCCCAAAGAGACGATTTTCGTGCCCGCCCGCGTCTCGATCTGCATCCTCCTGCGCGAGATCATCCGCTATCAGGTGATGCATGATGTGGAGGACGGCCTGCCCATCGTGCACTGCAACCTGATCGGCTACGACGAGCAGGCCCACCGCCGCGGGCCCAGCTCCCGCTTTGCCCACTGGACCCTGCGCGGGATCGACAACACCGTGCGCGACATGGTGGCCGCCGCCGAGCGGAGCACCAAGCGCCGCTACGAGGTGCTCATCTACTCCGACCACGGGCAGGAAGACACCATCTACTACCGCAAGGAAACCGGGCGCGATCTCGGCCAGGTGCTCAAGGAAATCAGCGGCGAGAAATACTCCACCGAGCGCACCGATACCGTGAACATGTATCACGAGCGCGGGCGCCGGATGTTTGCCGGCTCGCCCCGCGACGAAGGGCCCGACCCGCTGGAAGGCGTTCGCCTCTGCTCGATGGGGCCGCTGGCTCAGGTCTACTGGCCCGAAATCCCCTCCCCTCAACAAAAGGCGGCCTACGCCCGTGCCCTCACCGAGCAGCACAGCGTGCCGTGGGCGCTCTACCAGGCAGGGCCCGACGGTGAAGTCCGCGCCGTCTCAGCCAAGACGGGCGACCAGCCGCTGGCGGAGGTGCAGTCGGCCCTGTGCGGCCCCCACCACCCTTTCCCCGAGGCTGTGATCCGCGACCTGGATTACCTCGTGCGCACCAAGCAGGCCGGCGACCTCGTCTTGAGCGGGTGGCGCCACTGGGCCCAACCGATGACTTTTGCCCACGAGCACGGTAGCCACGCCGGGCCCGGTCGCTCGGAGACGCACGGCTTTGTGCTCGTGCCCCCGCAGATCAAGATCAAGCGCCCCTACCTGCGCCCCAGCGACCTGCACGACCTCGCCCAGCACCTGCGCCACCAGGAGGAAGCGACCGCGCGGCAGGCCCCTCGGGTGGTGTTGCGCGCGCCGGACGAAGTCCCCACCAGTGTCAACGTCGGCAACATCCCCTCGCTGGAGCGCAACTACCCGACGCGTCGCCTCCGGGTGATGACCTACAACGTGCACCATTGCCAAGGCGTAGACCTGCGGCTCGACCTGCCCCGCATCGCCCGGATCATCCGCCGCTTTGCGCCCGACGTGGTGGCGCTGCAGGAGGTGGATGTGGATGTCGAGCGCTCCCGCCGCTCCGACCAGCCCAAAGACCTGGCCGAGATGCTGGGCTACCACCACGCCTTTCTTCCCGTGCGCCCGCATGGCAGCGGCAAATACGGCATCGCCCTGCTCACGCGCGAAAGCCTGGAGATTCGCCAGGCGCAAAACTACGTGCAAGATCGGGTCGATTCCCGTCGCGAGCTGCGCGGCAGCCTGTGGATCGAGCTGAAGATCGACGGCCGCCTCGTGCATGTCTTCAACACCCACTGGGGCCTTCATCCGGGCGAACGCTCGCGCCAGGCCAGGCAGCTGCTCAACAGCCAGTGGCTGCACCAGGTAGACGACGATTCGCCGCTGGTGGTGATGGGCGACTTCAATGCCCTGCCCCAGACGCAGGCCTACCGCCTGATGGCGGAAAAGCTGCGCGACGCCCAACTGGAGCTGCCGCACCACACGCCGCTCGCCACGCTGCCCTCCGTCAAGCCGGTTGCGCGCGTCGACCACATCTGGCTCTCCCCGCACTGGAACGTCCGCGCCATCGCTCGGCCGACCGACCGCCAGACGCGCCTCGCCAGCGACCACTTGCCGCTGATTGTCGATCTGGAACTGAAGCCTTCATGA
- a CDS encoding ATP-binding protein, with the protein MTKLRTKLHLSYLPLIILMAAVGVYAILLTYYLVSTVERLEYEDIRSTNAVSELITAVNRTNAGVNLIFNGYREEGGEIIERNRATIEEQLRLQEASANRRAEGLTAELKEAVNRHIQLVEMALSPADNIPNSYTLRREETAQRIAEIGASIIELNSRSIADTFSAFEMRTETFIWVTIISIFAALLLALLLSYRISDRIVHPIEEFTEKAELIGQGDFETRVSYHAQDEVGRLALSFNRMLDRLRAYRRLLNAEITQTRMTLETIVKNLPVAFYFYDQEGELIITNDAAQDLLRAPEWQEGPPEDVGILRRQVQESRKLYAPDQLDDALILHVYNEERFFLPTVFFVEGDRTKSGVVLMLQDVTKLRLTSDLKNDLVAIVSHELKTPLTSARLSLYMLSEEQFGDLNEVQRELVATAKDDLDRQLKTIQSLLSLSKIESGSSRLERQTFQPRELLENSAEESRQAVEDAQLHLQIEAPQTLPAIEGDPFRLQLVLSNFISNAIKFSPPGGNIVLRASPTGTDEVRFSVIDQGPGIAPEFRSRVFNKFFRIPHQDKKGAGLGLSIAREIALAHNGEVGCESEMGKGSEFFMTLPRRMEDNGSARRAAMSTPAPQK; encoded by the coding sequence GTGACCAAGCTGCGGACCAAGCTTCACCTCTCCTACCTGCCATTGATCATCTTGATGGCGGCAGTGGGGGTGTATGCCATTTTACTCACCTACTACCTCGTCTCGACGGTCGAACGTCTCGAATACGAAGATATCCGCAGCACCAACGCGGTCAGCGAACTCATCACCGCCGTCAACCGCACCAACGCGGGCGTCAACCTCATCTTCAACGGCTACCGTGAAGAAGGCGGCGAGATCATCGAGCGCAACCGCGCGACGATAGAGGAGCAGCTCCGCCTGCAGGAGGCCAGCGCCAACCGGCGCGCCGAAGGATTGACTGCCGAGCTCAAGGAAGCCGTCAACCGCCACATCCAGCTGGTGGAGATGGCCTTGAGCCCGGCCGACAACATCCCGAACAGCTACACCCTGCGCCGGGAGGAGACCGCACAGCGCATTGCCGAGATCGGCGCCAGCATCATCGAGCTCAACAGCCGGTCGATCGCCGACACCTTCAGCGCATTCGAGATGCGCACGGAGACCTTCATCTGGGTCACCATCATCTCCATCTTTGCGGCCCTCCTGCTCGCCCTGCTGCTCAGCTACCGCATCAGCGACCGCATCGTCCACCCGATCGAGGAATTTACCGAAAAGGCCGAGCTGATCGGCCAGGGGGACTTCGAGACCCGCGTCTCCTACCACGCTCAGGACGAGGTGGGGCGCCTCGCCCTTTCCTTTAACCGCATGCTCGACCGCCTGCGCGCTTACCGGCGACTGCTCAACGCCGAAATTACCCAGACGCGCATGACGCTCGAGACCATCGTCAAAAACCTTCCCGTCGCCTTCTATTTCTACGATCAGGAAGGCGAGCTGATCATCACCAACGACGCCGCGCAAGACCTCCTGCGCGCGCCCGAGTGGCAGGAGGGCCCGCCGGAAGATGTCGGCATCCTCCGCCGCCAGGTGCAGGAGAGCCGCAAGCTCTACGCGCCCGACCAGCTCGACGATGCCCTGATCCTCCACGTCTACAACGAGGAGCGTTTCTTTCTCCCCACCGTCTTCTTCGTCGAGGGCGACCGCACCAAGAGCGGCGTCGTGCTCATGTTGCAAGACGTGACCAAGCTGCGCCTGACGAGCGACTTGAAGAACGACCTCGTCGCCATCGTCAGCCACGAGCTGAAGACGCCGCTGACGAGTGCCCGCCTCTCGCTCTACATGCTCTCCGAGGAGCAGTTCGGCGACCTCAACGAGGTGCAGCGCGAGCTTGTCGCCACGGCCAAGGACGACCTCGACCGCCAGCTGAAGACGATTCAGAGCCTGTTGAGCCTCAGCAAGATCGAGTCGGGCTCTTCGCGACTGGAGCGCCAGACCTTCCAGCCGCGCGAGCTGTTGGAAAACTCGGCCGAGGAATCGCGCCAGGCGGTCGAAGACGCCCAGCTGCACCTGCAGATCGAGGCCCCCCAGACACTGCCCGCCATCGAGGGCGACCCCTTCCGCCTCCAGCTGGTGTTGAGCAACTTCATCTCCAACGCGATCAAGTTTTCGCCCCCCGGCGGCAACATCGTCCTGCGCGCCAGCCCCACCGGCACCGACGAAGTTCGCTTCTCCGTCATCGACCAAGGGCCGGGCATTGCGCCGGAGTTCCGCTCGCGCGTCTTCAACAAGTTTTTCCGCATCCCGCATCAGGACAAGAAGGGCGCCGGCCTCGGCCTCAGCATCGCCCGCGAGATTGCCTTGGCCCACAATGGCGAGGTGGGGTGTGAGAGTGAAATGGGCAAAGGCAGCGAGTTTTTCATGACGCTGCCGCGCCGCATGGAAGATAATGGCAGTGCACGCCGGGCCGCCATGTCGACCCCCGCGCCGCAAAAGTAG
- a CDS encoding sigma-54 dependent transcriptional regulator — protein sequence MHILIVDDERNILRTTSLALNGMGHKTEVAENGRQAMRAVRGHKLDAVFLDLRLGHESGLDVLDQIVAEDEGLPVIVFTAYSTIESAVDAMRRGAYDYISKPFIPEQIRQMLQKLENNRRLQNKVSALESQLAEDNPAIDLTSNEETMRKSYDIAFRAASSEASILLLGPSGTGKSVLARNIHMRSQRKEQPFVTINCPSLSKELLESELFGHVKGAFTGATGETWGKVTAADGGTLFLDEIGEMPMEIQPKLLRLLQDREYERVGETKTRTADIRLIAATNRDLAQCVREGTFREDLYYRLNVISIELPPLNQRPGDILPLAEKYLDFFRTRMGKLQTRFAEDTRKAFIDYEWPGNLRELRNVIERSVILAAADEIQLDDLPEDFHEREESAIRPGYEVTLDELEQEHIRRILAKADSLEEAARILGIDTATLYRKRKRMGLLSK from the coding sequence ATGCATATCTTGATCGTTGACGACGAGCGTAACATCCTTCGCACCACCTCCCTCGCCCTCAACGGTATGGGCCACAAGACCGAAGTGGCCGAGAATGGCCGCCAGGCCATGCGCGCCGTCCGCGGGCACAAACTCGACGCAGTCTTCCTCGACCTGCGCCTCGGCCACGAGAGCGGCCTCGACGTGCTCGACCAGATCGTGGCGGAAGACGAGGGCCTGCCCGTAATCGTATTTACGGCCTACTCCACCATCGAATCCGCCGTGGATGCGATGCGCCGGGGCGCCTACGATTACATCTCCAAGCCCTTCATCCCGGAGCAGATCCGCCAGATGCTGCAAAAGCTGGAGAACAACCGGCGCCTGCAGAACAAAGTCTCGGCCCTCGAGTCTCAACTGGCCGAAGACAACCCTGCCATCGACCTCACTTCGAATGAGGAAACGATGCGCAAGTCGTACGACATCGCTTTCCGCGCGGCCAGCTCCGAGGCATCCATCCTGTTGCTTGGGCCCAGCGGCACCGGCAAGAGCGTGCTGGCCCGCAACATCCACATGCGCAGCCAGCGCAAGGAGCAGCCTTTTGTGACCATCAACTGCCCCAGCCTCAGTAAAGAGCTGCTAGAGAGCGAGTTGTTCGGCCACGTCAAGGGCGCCTTCACCGGCGCGACCGGCGAGACCTGGGGCAAGGTGACGGCGGCCGACGGCGGCACCCTCTTCCTCGACGAAATCGGCGAAATGCCGATGGAGATCCAGCCCAAGCTCCTCCGCCTCCTGCAAGACCGCGAATACGAGCGCGTGGGCGAGACCAAGACCCGCACGGCCGACATCCGCCTCATCGCCGCCACCAATCGCGACCTCGCCCAATGCGTGCGCGAAGGCACCTTCCGCGAAGACCTCTACTACCGGCTCAACGTCATCTCGATCGAGCTCCCGCCGCTCAACCAGCGCCCGGGCGACATCCTGCCGCTGGCCGAAAAGTACCTCGACTTTTTCCGCACCCGCATGGGCAAGCTCCAGACGCGCTTCGCCGAAGACACCCGCAAGGCGTTTATCGACTACGAATGGCCGGGCAACCTGCGTGAGCTGCGCAACGTGATCGAGCGCTCCGTGATCCTCGCCGCCGCCGACGAGATCCAGCTCGACGACCTGCCCGAAGATTTCCATGAACGCGAAGAAAGCGCCATTCGACCCGGTTACGAAGTAACTTTGGACGAGCTTGAGCAGGAGCACATCCGTCGCATCCTCGCCAAGGCGGACAGCCTGGAAGAAGCGGCCCGTATCCTCGGTATCGATACGGCCACTCTCTACCGGAAACGGAAGCGCATGGGCCTTTTGTCCAAGTGA
- a CDS encoding ferritin-like domain-containing protein, translating to MQSPILLNAPDKVEENPIALPKKAAGALAARLDVLVSSLFVQFHVAQKHHWLVEGPQWHDLHLYLEEAYKQMHKDLDAVAERMTVLGGIPTSSPAGQQEKAVTQVEAEGYFRIRDGLELELSNEQALIRYTRETIEEALKLSDYGTEHLLKSVLFNMEDRAHHLDHYISSDSLEDGRKES from the coding sequence ATGCAAAGCCCAATCCTGCTCAACGCACCCGACAAAGTGGAAGAAAACCCTATCGCGCTGCCCAAAAAGGCTGCCGGCGCGTTGGCCGCTCGTCTGGACGTGCTCGTCAGCTCGCTTTTCGTCCAGTTTCACGTCGCCCAAAAACACCACTGGCTGGTCGAAGGCCCCCAATGGCACGATTTGCACCTCTATCTGGAGGAGGCCTACAAGCAGATGCATAAGGACCTCGACGCCGTGGCCGAGCGCATGACGGTATTGGGCGGCATCCCCACCAGCTCCCCCGCCGGCCAGCAGGAAAAGGCCGTGACGCAGGTGGAGGCCGAAGGCTACTTCCGTATCCGCGACGGCCTGGAGCTGGAGCTGAGCAACGAGCAGGCCCTCATCCGCTACACCCGCGAGACGATCGAAGAGGCCCTCAAGCTCAGCGACTACGGCACCGAACATTTGCTCAAGAGCGTGCTCTTCAATATGGAAGACCGCGCCCACCACCTCGACCACTACATCAGCAGCGACTCTCTGGAAGATGGGCGTAAGGAGTCATAA
- a CDS encoding dodecin family protein produces the protein MDNHVYKTIELTGTSPRSMEDAVKSAVERASQTLSNLSWFQVVDTRGNVRDGKVHHWQVVIKVGFLLSDTAQDKEARV, from the coding sequence ATGGATAACCATGTTTACAAGACGATCGAGCTGACGGGCACCTCGCCCCGCTCGATGGAAGACGCCGTCAAGAGCGCGGTCGAACGCGCCAGCCAGACGCTCTCCAACCTCAGCTGGTTCCAGGTGGTCGACACCCGCGGCAACGTCCGCGACGGCAAGGTTCACCACTGGCAGGTCGTCATCAAAGTCGGATTTTTGCTCAGTGACACAGCGCAGGATAAGGAAGCCCGGGTGTAG
- a CDS encoding PRC-barrel domain-containing protein — protein MSARLSHLLQYRVGRNGEEGLRIADFLIDEQTRHVRYLVVDGGEWLPHRKLLISPHAITGVDNSQKLLRTELDREQLEQSPQLDPHAPFSRSEEEKLASYYQWPMYWQAMSGEGITAMPADTEQGMEDREQAVRAELDEAEADSPLRSFAELLHYRTRPSSGPSGEVEDALADETTWEITALQIKQEGTTEEVSADQLHEIEWNSREVVLT, from the coding sequence ATGAGCGCCCGACTGAGTCATTTGCTCCAGTATCGGGTGGGCCGCAACGGTGAGGAGGGTCTGCGGATCGCCGACTTTCTGATCGACGAGCAGACCCGCCATGTGCGCTACCTCGTCGTCGATGGCGGCGAGTGGCTGCCCCACCGCAAGCTCCTCATCTCGCCCCACGCCATCACCGGGGTGGACAATTCGCAAAAGCTGCTGCGGACCGAGTTGGACCGCGAGCAGTTGGAGCAGAGCCCGCAGCTGGACCCTCACGCGCCTTTCTCCCGCAGCGAAGAGGAGAAGCTGGCCAGCTATTACCAGTGGCCGATGTACTGGCAGGCAATGAGCGGTGAAGGCATTACCGCGATGCCCGCCGATACCGAGCAGGGGATGGAAGACCGCGAACAGGCCGTGCGGGCCGAGTTGGACGAAGCGGAGGCGGATTCGCCGCTGCGCTCGTTCGCCGAACTGCTCCACTACCGCACCCGGCCCTCGAGCGGCCCGTCCGGGGAAGTGGAAGATGCCCTCGCCGATGAGACGACTTGGGAGATCACGGCCCTGCAGATCAAGCAGGAAGGCACGACCGAGGAGGTTTCCGCCGACCAGCTCCACGAAATCGAGTGGAACAGTCGCGAAGTGGTGCTGACGTAA
- a CDS encoding type 1 glutamine amidotransferase domain-containing protein, translating into MQYNLNGKKVACLVADGFEQSELESPVKALRDAGAKVEIVSPNSKEVKGWDEDNWGRSVPVDVTIDDAAPSDYDALLLPGGVLNPDTLRQNHRAVAFVRQFFRTHKPVAAICHGPQMLIEAGVVEGRKLTSFGSIKQDLINAGANWVDEEVVVDQGLVTSRSPADLKAFNAKAIEEVAEGKHAHQHA; encoded by the coding sequence ATGCAATACAACTTGAATGGCAAGAAGGTGGCCTGCCTGGTCGCCGACGGATTTGAACAGAGCGAACTTGAAAGCCCAGTAAAGGCCCTGCGAGACGCGGGCGCCAAGGTGGAAATCGTCTCCCCCAACTCCAAAGAAGTGAAGGGGTGGGACGAAGACAACTGGGGCCGCTCGGTGCCGGTAGACGTCACCATCGACGATGCCGCGCCCAGCGATTACGACGCCCTCCTGCTCCCAGGCGGCGTGCTCAACCCAGACACGTTGCGCCAGAACCACCGTGCAGTCGCCTTTGTGCGCCAATTTTTCCGCACCCACAAGCCGGTCGCCGCAATTTGCCACGGCCCGCAGATGCTGATCGAAGCCGGCGTGGTGGAAGGCCGCAAGCTGACGAGCTTTGGCTCGATCAAGCAAGACCTGATCAACGCAGGTGCCAACTGGGTGGACGAGGAAGTCGTCGTCGACCAAGGCCTCGTGACCAGCCGCAGCCCGGCCGACTTGAAGGCCTTTAACGCCAAGGCGATCGAAGAGGTGGCCGAGGGCAAGCACGCACACCAACACGCCTAG